The following coding sequences are from one Granulicella arctica window:
- the lepB gene encoding signal peptidase I, giving the protein MAQNGVHSWLRDLMVSVVVSAFIILFLYQPVRVEGTSMLPVLQDQDRLFINKIAYRVGNIEHGDVVVFLYPHDHTKSYIKRVIGLPGDDLRISDGKVYVNGVMLKEGYVPRRYTDDRSEPEMIVPPNEYFVMGDHRSISSDSRDFGPVDRGLIYGKAAFVYWPMEQMGVVR; this is encoded by the coding sequence GTGGCGCAGAACGGGGTTCACTCGTGGTTGCGCGACCTGATGGTTTCGGTAGTCGTGTCGGCGTTCATCATCCTCTTTCTGTATCAGCCGGTGCGGGTCGAAGGCACGAGCATGCTGCCGGTGTTGCAGGATCAGGATCGGCTGTTCATCAACAAGATCGCGTATCGTGTCGGCAACATCGAGCACGGCGATGTCGTGGTCTTTCTGTACCCGCACGACCATACGAAGAGCTACATCAAGCGCGTCATTGGGTTGCCGGGTGATGATCTGCGCATCTCGGATGGCAAGGTTTACGTCAACGGCGTCATGCTGAAGGAAGGGTATGTTCCGCGGCGGTATACGGATGACCGCTCCGAGCCGGAGATGATTGTGCCGCCCAATGAGTACTTCGTCATGGGGGACCATCGCTCGATCTCGAGCGACAGCCGCGACTTCGGCCCCGTTGACCGCGGCCTCATCTACGGCAAGGCGGCGTTTGTTTACTGGCCCATGGAGCAGATGGGCGTCGTTCGATAG
- the murQ gene encoding N-acetylmuramic acid 6-phosphate etherase translates to MATLTMTEHTSPQKPNDRSSIDRNVLTTETANSASEGFDTKSALEIARIINHEDAKIAAAVKKALPEIAIVIDTVARSLRDGGRLIYVGAGSSGRIASLDASECPPTYSTAPSQVQYIMAGGPKALASASDVNEDSPEIGQRDIARRRPTRKDIIIGVSASGLTPYVVGAVEYARARGAKTAAVTCNYNTALSEVADTTIVAEVGPEVISGSTRMKASSAQKMILNMITTGAMTRLGYVYDNLMVNVHMKNAKLVERGIRVLMSVCDVDRDTAIRTIKSAGKSIPIAVVMLKANVDKMEAVRRLTKSDGNVRLAIDDSRLEL, encoded by the coding sequence ATGGCAACACTTACGATGACCGAACACACCTCACCACAAAAGCCAAATGACCGGAGCTCGATCGATCGCAACGTTCTCACGACCGAGACAGCCAACTCCGCTTCGGAGGGGTTCGACACCAAATCGGCACTGGAGATCGCACGCATCATCAATCATGAGGATGCGAAGATTGCTGCAGCCGTCAAAAAAGCACTCCCTGAGATCGCCATCGTGATCGATACCGTGGCGCGCTCCCTCCGCGATGGGGGCCGGCTTATCTACGTCGGTGCCGGGTCCAGCGGGCGTATCGCCTCCCTCGACGCCTCGGAGTGCCCACCAACCTACTCCACTGCTCCGTCGCAAGTCCAGTACATTATGGCGGGTGGCCCCAAGGCGCTCGCCTCCGCCTCGGACGTCAATGAAGACTCGCCCGAGATCGGTCAGCGCGACATCGCCCGCCGTCGGCCTACGCGCAAGGACATCATCATCGGCGTCTCCGCCAGCGGCCTCACGCCCTACGTCGTCGGCGCCGTTGAGTACGCACGCGCCCGCGGAGCCAAAACCGCCGCCGTCACCTGCAACTACAACACCGCGCTCTCCGAGGTCGCCGACACCACCATCGTCGCCGAGGTCGGCCCCGAGGTCATCTCCGGCTCAACACGCATGAAGGCGTCCAGCGCCCAGAAGATGATCCTCAACATGATTACCACCGGCGCGATGACCCGCCTGGGCTACGTCTACGACAACCTGATGGTCAACGTGCACATGAAGAACGCCAAGCTCGTCGAGCGCGGCATCCGCGTGCTCATGAGCGTCTGCGACGTAGACCGCGACACCGCCATTCGCACCATCAAGTCTGCGGGCAAGTCCATTCCCATCGCCGTCGTCATGCTCAAGGCCAACGTCGACAAGATGGAAGCCGTCCGCCGACTTACCAAATCCGACGGCAACGTCCGCCTCGCCATCGACGACTCAAGGCTCGAGCTCTGA
- a CDS encoding PIN domain-containing protein, giving the protein MKVLLDTHTLLWAVLSPAALSQKASAIIADEGNVILVSAASAWEIATKVRLGKLPGAETLEREFLDVMEDAGYTMLAIDAGSALRAGRLTGEHRDPFDRMIAAQALGGDLLVLSRDVQLDLFGVRRVW; this is encoded by the coding sequence GTGAAGGTCCTGCTCGACACGCACACACTGCTTTGGGCTGTGCTCTCTCCCGCGGCCCTCAGTCAGAAGGCATCGGCGATCATTGCAGATGAGGGTAATGTGATTCTTGTCTCTGCCGCCTCTGCATGGGAGATTGCAACCAAGGTACGGCTTGGCAAACTTCCCGGAGCGGAGACGCTGGAGCGAGAGTTTCTGGATGTAATGGAAGATGCTGGTTACACGATGCTGGCTATTGACGCGGGCAGCGCATTGCGAGCAGGGCGACTGACGGGGGAGCATCGCGATCCGTTTGATCGCATGATTGCTGCACAAGCGCTGGGAGGAGATCTGCTTGTACTGAGCCGAGATGTTCAGTTGGACTTGTTTGGAGTTCGGAGAGTCTGGTAA
- a CDS encoding pyridoxamine 5'-phosphate oxidase family protein has protein sequence MARFHELAFTTLVKDLQQQHNSRRQYERMEQTGPSGNTLGISEQTFVALRDSFYMASVSETGWPYIQHRGGPKGFVHVLSPSLIGFADLRGNKQYISLGNLQHDARVALFFMDYPNQTRLKILGKVEVHENDSESTTLIESLRTAEPGAVIERAILIHVEAFDWNCPQHITPRYTVEELQPELAPLHERLAKLEAENSALRGKLQQAAS, from the coding sequence ATGGCCCGTTTTCACGAACTAGCCTTCACGACACTCGTCAAAGACCTCCAGCAGCAGCACAACAGCCGCCGCCAGTATGAGCGCATGGAGCAAACCGGCCCCTCTGGCAATACCCTGGGTATCTCCGAGCAGACCTTCGTCGCCCTCCGTGACAGCTTCTACATGGCCTCGGTCAGCGAAACCGGGTGGCCCTACATCCAGCACCGAGGCGGACCGAAGGGCTTCGTCCATGTGCTCAGTCCATCGCTCATCGGCTTTGCGGACCTGCGCGGCAACAAGCAGTACATCTCGCTCGGCAATCTCCAGCACGACGCCCGCGTCGCCCTCTTCTTCATGGACTACCCCAATCAGACCCGCCTCAAGATCCTCGGCAAGGTCGAGGTCCACGAAAACGACTCTGAATCAACCACCCTCATCGAATCCCTGCGTACTGCGGAACCCGGAGCCGTCATCGAGCGCGCCATCCTCATCCACGTCGAAGCCTTCGACTGGAACTGTCCGCAGCACATCACCCCGCGCTACACTGTCGAGGAGCTCCAACCCGAGCTAGCCCCACTCCACGAAAGACTGGCAAAGCTCGAAGCCGAAAACTCGGCACTACGCGGCAAGCTTCAGCAGGCCGCTTCATAG
- the gap gene encoding type I glyceraldehyde-3-phosphate dehydrogenase, whose translation MAVKVGINGFGRIGRNVFRTALGNPDIEFVAVNDLTTPATLAHLLKYDSILGNLKNEITSGDDFIAVDGKKIKVFAERDPAKLDWASVGAEIVVESTGFFTDATKAKAHLGSTVKKVIISAPATNEDLTIVLGVNSDKYDAAKHNVISNASCTTNCLAPVVKVLHDTFGIASGIMTTIHSYTNDQVILDTPHKDLRRARAAALSMIPSSTGAAKALKLVVPAIDGKLDGFAIRVPTPNVSVVDLTFVSEKPITAAAINEAIKKASEGELKGVLGYTDEELVSTDFRGNPLSSIFDSKLTKVVGGNTGKVISWYDNEWGYSSRVKDLILFLVEKGL comes from the coding sequence ATGGCAGTAAAGGTTGGCATCAACGGCTTCGGCCGCATCGGACGCAACGTCTTTCGCACCGCTCTCGGCAACCCCGATATCGAGTTCGTCGCCGTCAATGACCTGACCACCCCGGCGACCCTGGCGCACCTGCTCAAGTACGACTCCATTCTCGGCAACCTCAAGAACGAGATCACCTCCGGCGACGACTTCATCGCCGTCGATGGCAAGAAGATCAAGGTCTTCGCCGAGCGCGACCCCGCCAAGCTCGACTGGGCCTCCGTCGGCGCGGAGATCGTCGTCGAGTCCACCGGCTTCTTCACCGACGCAACCAAGGCCAAGGCGCACCTCGGCAGCACCGTCAAGAAGGTCATCATCTCCGCCCCGGCCACTAACGAGGACCTGACCATCGTCCTCGGCGTGAACTCCGACAAGTACGACGCGGCGAAGCACAACGTCATCTCGAACGCGAGCTGCACGACCAACTGCCTCGCGCCAGTCGTCAAGGTCCTGCACGACACCTTCGGCATCGCCTCGGGCATCATGACCACGATTCACAGCTACACCAACGACCAGGTCATCCTCGACACGCCGCACAAGGATCTCCGCCGCGCCCGCGCTGCTGCCTTGTCGATGATCCCCAGCTCCACCGGTGCCGCCAAGGCATTGAAGCTCGTCGTGCCCGCCATAGACGGCAAGCTCGACGGCTTCGCCATCCGCGTCCCAACCCCGAACGTCTCGGTCGTCGACCTCACCTTCGTCTCCGAGAAGCCGATCACCGCTGCCGCCATCAACGAAGCCATCAAGAAGGCCTCTGAAGGCGAGCTGAAGGGCGTCCTCGGCTACACCGACGAAGAGCTCGTCTCGACCGACTTCCGCGGCAACCCGCTCTCGAGCATCTTCGATTCGAAGCTGACCAAGGTCGTCGGCGGCAACACCGGCAAGGTCATCAGCTGGTACGACAACGAGTGGGGCTACTCCAGCCGCGTGAAGGATCTTATCCTCTTCCTGGTCGAAAAGGGCCTGTAG
- a CDS encoding phosphoglycerate kinase: protein MPKLSIRDLDLTHKRVLIRVDFNVPLKDGVITDDTRIRETLPTIEYALRRQAKVILASHLGRPKGQPVASMSLRPLVDHLRNLLDHIIDEGENVAFSPDCVGDIASEMSSQLSSGQTLLLENLRFHAGEEANNPAFAKQLASLCDIYVNDAFGAAHRAHASTEGITHFVPQSAAGLLMEKELTYLGKALGQPDKPFVAIIGGAKVSDKIDVIDSLLGKADAVLIGGGMAYTFLNAQGQTTGKSLVETDKIDIARALLEKAKAKGVKFLLPIDHILADRFAADATTQTFSGTGPFPADWMALDIGPKSIELFSNEIADARTVLWNGPMGVFELPAFAAGTNAIAKAVAANTSATTIVGGGDSVAAIHKSGFADRITHISTGGGASLEFLEGKTLPGVAALTEK from the coding sequence ATGCCGAAGCTCTCCATCCGCGACCTCGACCTCACCCACAAGCGCGTCCTCATCCGCGTCGACTTCAACGTTCCGCTCAAAGATGGCGTCATCACCGACGACACCCGCATCCGCGAGACCCTCCCCACCATCGAGTACGCGCTCCGCCGCCAGGCCAAGGTCATCCTCGCCTCGCATCTCGGCCGTCCCAAGGGCCAGCCGGTCGCGTCCATGAGCCTGCGGCCGCTCGTCGATCATCTCCGCAACCTGCTCGACCACATCATCGACGAGGGCGAAAACGTAGCCTTCTCCCCGGACTGCGTCGGCGACATCGCCAGCGAGATGTCCAGCCAGCTCTCCTCCGGCCAGACCCTTCTGCTCGAAAACCTCCGCTTCCACGCCGGAGAGGAGGCCAACAACCCCGCCTTCGCCAAGCAGCTCGCCAGCCTCTGCGACATCTACGTCAACGACGCCTTCGGAGCCGCACACCGCGCCCACGCCTCAACCGAGGGCATCACGCACTTCGTCCCGCAGTCCGCCGCCGGCCTGCTGATGGAGAAGGAGCTCACCTACCTCGGCAAAGCCCTCGGCCAGCCCGACAAGCCCTTCGTCGCCATCATCGGCGGAGCCAAGGTCTCCGACAAGATCGACGTCATCGACAGCCTGCTCGGCAAGGCCGATGCGGTCCTCATCGGCGGCGGCATGGCCTACACCTTCCTCAACGCGCAGGGCCAGACGACCGGCAAGTCCCTCGTCGAAACCGACAAGATCGACATCGCCCGCGCCCTGCTCGAGAAGGCAAAGGCCAAAGGCGTGAAGTTCCTCCTGCCCATCGACCACATCCTCGCCGACAGGTTCGCCGCCGACGCCACTACCCAGACCTTCTCCGGCACCGGCCCCTTCCCTGCCGACTGGATGGCGCTCGACATCGGCCCCAAGTCCATCGAGCTCTTCTCAAACGAGATCGCCGACGCCCGCACCGTCCTCTGGAACGGCCCTATGGGCGTCTTCGAGCTGCCCGCCTTCGCCGCAGGAACCAATGCCATCGCCAAGGCCGTCGCGGCCAACACCAGCGCCACCACCATCGTCGGTGGAGGTGACTCCGTCGCCGCCATCCACAAGTCCGGCTTCGCCGACCGCATCACCCACATCTCCACCGGTGGCGGCGCAAGCCTCGAATTCCTCGAAGGGAAGACCCTACCCGGCGTAGCAGCACTTACGGAGAAATAA
- the tpiA gene encoding triose-phosphate isomerase, translated as MRKPLIAGNWKMYKTPKESLAFLNEFLPLVRDHAAHDITLFPTMSSLGYVIEAVKGTNVSAGAQTMHWLNEGPYTGQTSPTMLASISCTHVMLGHSERRIYANETDDMVNWKLKAALAHNLIPIVCVGESQEKRQSGLTEAVLNWQIACALNGIRPEHAGPIVIAYEPIWAIGTGSVATPDQVSEAHAIIRREVAVRLGKHSAERMRILYGGSVKPENIAKLMVEPEIDGVLVGGASLDPHSFAQLIHNSVRSSDQKQ; from the coding sequence ATGCGCAAACCGCTGATCGCCGGAAACTGGAAGATGTACAAGACGCCGAAGGAGTCGCTCGCCTTTTTGAACGAGTTCCTCCCGCTCGTGCGCGACCACGCCGCCCACGACATCACCCTCTTCCCGACCATGTCCTCGCTCGGCTACGTCATCGAGGCCGTCAAAGGCACCAACGTCTCCGCCGGTGCGCAGACTATGCATTGGCTGAACGAAGGCCCATACACCGGCCAGACCTCGCCCACCATGCTCGCCAGCATCAGCTGCACGCACGTCATGCTGGGCCACTCGGAGCGCCGCATCTACGCCAACGAGACCGACGACATGGTCAACTGGAAGCTCAAGGCCGCGCTCGCCCACAACCTCATCCCCATCGTCTGCGTCGGCGAGAGCCAGGAGAAGCGCCAGTCCGGGCTGACCGAGGCCGTGCTGAACTGGCAGATCGCCTGCGCCCTGAATGGCATCCGTCCCGAGCACGCCGGACCCATCGTGATCGCCTATGAGCCCATCTGGGCCATCGGCACCGGCAGCGTCGCCACGCCCGACCAGGTCTCCGAGGCCCACGCGATCATCCGGCGCGAGGTCGCCGTGCGGCTCGGCAAGCACAGCGCCGAGCGGATGCGCATCCTCTACGGCGGCAGCGTCAAACCAGAGAACATCGCCAAGCTGATGGTGGAACCGGAGATCGACGGCGTACTCGTCGGCGGTGCCAGCCTCGACCCGCACTCCTTCGCACAACTCATCCACAACTCGGTACGCAGCTCAGATCAAAAGCAATAG
- a CDS encoding serine hydrolase, translating to MFSASILLAGILFATAESSIAQTVASPVTKDVAIGLQQEVTGLSKAHHGRVAMYAEQLNTGKTVALDADIPVQTASVIKLTVLFEAMEQIRAGKASWDEKLTLAPGDGVSGSGILNLLDAPMTLTLRDVLTLMVVLSDNTATNLAIDRLGLDAINARIAWMGLKDTHLYKKVIKPATEPMPADQPKFGLGKTTPREMARVMERIGRCELAGPGEAAVAGDSAICAVAIKMLRNQFYRDTVPRYLEALDSSEAGSGIASKTGSLNAVRADVAIVAGKTGPMILSIFTYDNADQSWTVDNEAEVTIAKLAKAIVTAWSPSGIDGKGLVPGLGLLDKNGIAASN from the coding sequence ATGTTTAGTGCATCCATACTACTCGCCGGGATACTGTTCGCGACAGCAGAATCGAGCATAGCTCAGACGGTTGCCTCTCCGGTTACCAAGGATGTCGCTATAGGTCTCCAGCAGGAGGTTACTGGGCTCTCGAAGGCGCATCACGGCCGGGTGGCGATGTACGCTGAGCAGTTGAATACGGGGAAAACGGTTGCTTTGGATGCGGATATTCCTGTGCAGACGGCTTCGGTGATTAAGCTGACCGTCCTGTTTGAGGCGATGGAACAGATTCGCGCAGGGAAGGCCAGTTGGGACGAGAAATTAACACTAGCTCCTGGGGATGGGGTGAGTGGATCGGGCATTTTGAACCTGCTGGACGCGCCGATGACCCTGACGCTCCGGGATGTCCTGACGCTGATGGTGGTTTTGAGTGACAATACAGCGACGAATCTTGCCATCGACCGGCTGGGGCTCGATGCGATAAACGCACGCATCGCGTGGATGGGACTGAAGGATACGCACCTCTATAAGAAGGTGATTAAGCCGGCGACGGAGCCGATGCCGGCTGATCAGCCGAAGTTCGGGCTCGGGAAGACGACGCCGCGGGAGATGGCTCGGGTGATGGAGCGGATTGGGCGATGCGAGCTTGCCGGGCCGGGTGAAGCTGCTGTAGCGGGCGACTCAGCGATCTGCGCGGTGGCGATCAAGATGCTGCGCAACCAGTTCTATCGGGATACTGTGCCGCGGTACCTGGAGGCGCTGGATTCGAGCGAGGCAGGTTCGGGGATCGCGAGCAAGACCGGCAGCCTGAATGCCGTTCGGGCGGATGTTGCTATCGTTGCGGGGAAGACCGGGCCGATGATCCTCTCGATCTTTACGTATGACAATGCGGATCAGAGCTGGACGGTCGACAATGAGGCAGAGGTTACGATTGCGAAGCTGGCGAAGGCGATTGTGACGGCGTGGTCGCCATCGGGGATCGATGGCAAGGGGCTTGTTCCAGGGCTGGGGTTGCTCGACAAGAACGGCATAGCCGCGTCTAATTAA
- a CDS encoding RidA family protein, translated as MSTRTNIPGTSPYEPIIGLSRAVRIGDHVHISGTGPVGADDADIVQQTEQVLSIIAIALQKAGSSFEHVYRTRIYLTRAEDWEAVARIHGRLFSTIRPAVTTLIVSGFVNPTWLVEIDADAIIPS; from the coding sequence ATGTCCACCCGCACCAACATCCCTGGTACCAGCCCCTACGAACCAATCATTGGCCTCTCGCGCGCCGTCCGCATCGGCGACCACGTTCACATCTCCGGCACCGGCCCTGTAGGCGCAGATGACGCTGACATCGTCCAACAGACCGAACAAGTCCTCAGCATCATCGCCATCGCGCTCCAAAAAGCTGGCAGCTCCTTCGAGCACGTCTACCGCACGCGCATCTACCTCACCCGCGCCGAAGACTGGGAGGCCGTCGCTCGCATCCACGGCAGGCTGTTCTCCACCATCCGCCCCGCCGTCACCACACTCATTGTCTCCGGATTCGTCAACCCCACCTGGCTCGTCGAAATCGATGCCGACGCCATCATCCCCAGCTAA
- a CDS encoding carbon-nitrogen hydrolase family protein: MKAAIAQLGSILFDTPATLTKVEHFCRAAAVAEAARLIVFPEALLGGYPKSLLFGASVGNRTPEGRDLFVRYTKAAITCPGPETEMLAAWAKELNLHIVIGIIERSGGTLYCSSILISPDRGLIAKHRKLMPTGSERLLWGQGDGSTMQVTETEIGRIGMAICWENYMPLYRQHLYEQSVELWCAPTVDAREIWQTSIRHIAYEGRCFVLSACQHLTKEDWPEDLRDTGGTIEGRSLIVSPMGEILAGPSTGEGLTFADLDLDDIPRGKFDLDVAGHYNRPDIFTFHRRETI; this comes from the coding sequence ATGAAAGCCGCGATTGCCCAGTTAGGCTCTATCCTCTTCGATACCCCCGCCACACTCACCAAGGTGGAGCACTTCTGTCGCGCAGCAGCCGTCGCAGAAGCTGCCCGCCTGATCGTCTTTCCCGAAGCGCTCCTCGGTGGCTACCCCAAGTCGCTTCTCTTCGGAGCCAGCGTTGGCAACCGTACCCCGGAAGGCCGCGACCTCTTCGTCCGCTACACCAAAGCCGCCATCACCTGCCCCGGCCCCGAGACCGAGATGCTCGCAGCCTGGGCCAAAGAGCTCAACCTGCACATTGTCATCGGCATCATCGAGCGCTCCGGAGGCACGCTCTACTGCTCCAGCATCCTCATCTCCCCCGACCGCGGACTCATTGCCAAACATCGCAAGCTGATGCCCACAGGAAGCGAACGCCTTCTCTGGGGCCAGGGCGATGGCTCCACCATGCAGGTCACCGAGACCGAGATCGGCCGCATCGGCATGGCCATCTGCTGGGAGAACTACATGCCGCTCTACCGCCAGCACCTCTACGAGCAGTCCGTCGAGCTCTGGTGTGCCCCCACCGTCGATGCACGTGAGATCTGGCAGACCAGCATACGCCACATCGCCTACGAAGGCCGCTGCTTCGTCCTCAGCGCCTGCCAGCATCTGACCAAAGAAGACTGGCCCGAGGACCTTCGCGACACCGGCGGGACCATCGAAGGCCGCAGCCTCATCGTCTCACCCATGGGAGAGATCCTCGCCGGTCCATCCACAGGCGAGGGCCTGACCTTCGCCGACCTCGATCTCGACGACATCCCACGAGGAAAAT
- a CDS encoding type II toxin-antitoxin system Phd/YefM family antitoxin, whose product MVTATVFEAKTNLSELVKKAQRGETVVITSGRDRTPVARLEAIHPVGKRRLGALETPGFELTEAFFEPLPEEELRLWNGEGE is encoded by the coding sequence ATGGTGACTGCGACAGTTTTTGAGGCGAAGACTAATCTTTCTGAGCTGGTGAAAAAGGCTCAGAGGGGTGAGACGGTTGTCATTACCTCTGGGCGGGACAGGACTCCCGTTGCCAGGCTGGAGGCGATTCATCCGGTGGGAAAGAGGCGGCTGGGTGCGTTGGAGACGCCTGGATTTGAGTTGACTGAGGCATTCTTTGAACCATTGCCAGAGGAAGAGCTGCGACTGTGGAATGGAGAGGGTGAGTGA
- a CDS encoding DinB family protein produces the protein MQTTSNRAAIGRPNLSEASAFHFNYINQVAGEDILSALQSQFEEPFAYLSSITEERSLYRYTPDKWSLRQVLHHMADTERIFSFRALWFARGLAGELHSFDQEIAEVNAEADTISWESHLEEMRRIRLATLSLFSNMPQAAWMRTGISGGNLFTVRAIAFITAGHFAHHIQGIREQYA, from the coding sequence TTGCAAACTACATCAAATAGAGCCGCTATTGGTCGACCCAACCTCTCCGAGGCATCCGCCTTCCACTTTAACTACATCAACCAGGTCGCCGGTGAAGACATCCTGAGCGCGCTGCAAAGCCAATTCGAAGAGCCCTTCGCCTATCTCTCCTCCATCACCGAAGAGCGCTCCCTGTACCGCTACACGCCAGATAAGTGGAGCCTGCGCCAGGTGCTCCATCACATGGCCGACACCGAGCGCATCTTCTCCTTCCGCGCCCTGTGGTTCGCACGTGGCCTCGCCGGTGAGTTGCACTCCTTCGATCAGGAGATCGCAGAGGTCAACGCTGAAGCCGACACCATCTCCTGGGAGAGCCACCTCGAAGAGATGCGGCGCATCCGGTTGGCGACGCTCTCCCTCTTCAGCAACATGCCGCAGGCTGCATGGATGCGGACCGGCATCTCCGGAGGCAATCTCTTTACAGTCCGCGCGATCGCCTTCATCACAGCAGGCCACTTTGCGCATCACATCCAAGGGATACGGGAGCAGTACGCCTAA